One Takifugu rubripes chromosome 2, fTakRub1.2, whole genome shotgun sequence genomic region harbors:
- the tgfb3 gene encoding transforming growth factor beta-3 proprotein, which produces MNLVTALLFFLLSDCVTMTLSLSTCTTVDIDHIKKKRVEAVRGQILSKLRLTSPPQTTGPSQVPYQVLALYNSTKELIEELGRDRQQSCGQDNTETEYYAKEIYKFNMTNRPSENNDLSHCPKSITSRVFRFNVSTMEKNATNLFRAEFRAQRIPNPGAKRNEQRIELYQILQKDNPKAKQRYIGGKNVLTKGTPEWVSFDVTETVREWLMYRQTNHGLEISVHCPCNTFRSNGDIIEHANEVLEVRFEGVEPDYDIGRVRKQKEQLHPHLILMMLPSHRLDAQSSPRRRKRALDTNYCFNNYEEKCCVRPLYINFRQDLGWRWIHQPEGYYANFCSGPCPYLSNTATAHSSLLSLYNTLNPEASASPCCVPQDLEPLTILYYVGRTPKVEQLSNMVVKSCKCS; this is translated from the exons ATGAATCTGGTCACtgcacttttgtttttcctcctgtcagaCTGTGTGACAATGACTCTGTCGTTATCCACTTGCACCACTGTGGACATCGACCACATAAAGAAAAAGAGGGTAGAGGCGGTCCGTGGACAAATTCTCAGTAAACTACGGCTGACCAGTCCGCCTCAAACAACAGGTCCAAGTCAAGTACCGTATCAGGTTCTGGCGCTGTATAACAGCACCAAGGAGCTCATTGAGGAGCTGGGAagagacagacagcagagtTGCGGACAGGATAACACGGAGACTGAGTACTATGCAAAAGAGATTTACAAGTTCAACATGACCAATAGACCATCAGAAAACA ATGATCTCTCCCACTGCCCGAAGAGTATCACCTCCAGAGTGTTCCGCTTCAACGTTTCCACCATGGAGAAGAACGCCACCAACTTATTCCGAGCCGAGTTTCGAGCCCAGCGGATCCCCAACCCCGGTGCCAAGAGAAACGAGCAGAGGATTGAGCTCTACCAG ATCCTTCAGAAAGACAACCCCAAAGCCAAGCAGCGCTACATTGGGGGCAAGAATGTCCTGACCAAGGGAACGCCCGAGTGGGTCTCCTTTGATGTTACCGAGACCGTGAGAGAGTGGCTGATGTACCGCC AGACCAACCACGGCCTGGAGATCAGCGTTCATTGTCCCTGCAACACTTTCAGATCTAATGGTGACATCATCGAGCATGCCAATGAAGTGCTTGAGGTCAGGTTCGAAG GTGTGGAACCAGACTACGATATCGGCCGCGTCAGAAAACAGAAGGAGCAGCTCCACCCCCACCTCATCCTCATGATGCTCCCATCCCACAGGCTGGATGCTCAGTCCTCCCCCCGCAGGCGCAAGCGGGCACTTGACACCAATTACTGCTTCAA CAATTACGAGGAGAAGTGCTGTGTGCGACCACTATATATTAATTTCCGTCAGGATTTGGGCTGGAGGTGGATCCATCAGCCTGAGGGGTACTATGCCAACTTTTGCTCCGGTCCCTGCCCTTACCTGAGCAACACTGCCACGGCCCACAGCTCG CTGCTGAGCCTGTACAACACCTTGAACCCCGAAGCGTCCGCCTCCCCCTGCTGTGTTCCTCAGGACCTGGAGCCCCTCACCATCCTCTACTACGTGGGTCGCACCCCTAAAGTCGAGCAGCTCTCCAACATGGTGGTAAAGTCCTGCAAATGCAGCTag